One genomic segment of Sminthopsis crassicaudata isolate SCR6 chromosome 2, ASM4859323v1, whole genome shotgun sequence includes these proteins:
- the MRPL33 gene encoding large ribosomal subunit protein bL33m produces MLLSAVCLAKSKSKTLLVKMVSQAGTGYTFNTKRSRLREKLVLLHYDPIVNKRVLFVEKKKVRSI; encoded by the exons TTGCCAAGAGCAAGTCAAA GACCCTCCTTGTGAAAATGGTGAGCCAAGCAGGGACGGGTTACACCTTCAACACCAAGAGAAGCCGCTTACGAGAGAAATTGGTCCTTCTGCACTACGACCCAATTG TGAACAAACGGGTCCTAtttgtggaaaagaaaaaagtacgcTCTATTTGA